One window of Acidimicrobiales bacterium genomic DNA carries:
- a CDS encoding response regulator transcription factor, which produces MARITALLQSAYAHTGVPTETRHCLDQLSAEVEGLTEVYGRLTQPGAGAGGTAVGPAVRDALFLGSIGAPSRPSTDPEAQLRKLTPQERRILDFIAEGCTNRQIATELFLAEKTIKNYVSNMLRKLGMERRTQAAVFATRLDQTSTSDAKARSAFAEAACT; this is translated from the coding sequence TTGGCGCGGATCACGGCGCTTCTCCAGTCCGCCTATGCCCACACGGGGGTCCCGACCGAGACCCGTCACTGCCTCGACCAGCTCTCTGCCGAGGTCGAAGGGCTCACCGAGGTCTACGGGCGCCTGACGCAGCCCGGGGCCGGTGCGGGAGGTACTGCCGTCGGCCCGGCCGTGCGCGACGCGCTCTTCCTGGGAAGCATCGGCGCCCCCTCCCGTCCATCAACGGATCCCGAAGCCCAGCTCCGAAAGCTCACTCCCCAGGAGCGGAGGATCCTCGACTTCATCGCCGAAGGCTGCACGAACCGCCAGATCGCGACTGAGCTGTTCCTGGCCGAGAAGACCATCAAGAACTACGTCTCGAACATGCTCCGCAAGCTGGGCATGGAGCGCCGCACCCAGGCCGCCGTCTTCGCCACCCGCCTCGACCAGACCTCGACGTCGGACGCGAAGGCCAGAAGCGCTTTCGCCGAAGCTGCGTGTACGTGA